The Theobroma cacao cultivar B97-61/B2 chromosome 1, Criollo_cocoa_genome_V2, whole genome shotgun sequence genome contains the following window.
TGGTGGGAATCATAAGAACCAGggtatgttttaatttttaagattGCTCTTCGGAGGGCTCTTCATCAGCCGCAGCTTCCTCAGCCTCAGCTTGATTTTCAGCAGGCTCGTTAGATGCAGAGGAGTTATTTCTCTTGTGTGAAGCAGCCTGCAGAACGTGGTTGTAGTTTCCTTTCTCCATGAAAAGCTGAGCAAAATGGTGCTTGCAGTAGAGGACCCCGTTCAGAGCAGCATAAGAAGAGTGTGTCAGATGACACCCACCATGAGCACACCTGAAGCAATTTTTGTGGTAACATTCCCCTTCCATCGTCACCTGCCCCAACGATGTGAAACCAATATTGTTACAGAAATTTCTGACCAATTAACAAGAGGAAATTAATGGTAGACTGTACTGTTCAATTTACGAACCTTCTCCAATGGGTACACTGTCTTCTGGCAAGCGGCACACTTGTCTTGGGTTCCACAGAACAAGGATGAGACTTTGCTGGGAGTCCTAGACTGCAACAGATCACAGAAAACTTTTTGTCATGAtcataggaaaaagaaaaagtatctTGGTCCATTTTAATTGTATTAAAATCTGTATATTCGACTGGATGTTCCTGTTAAGAGTCCGGGAATGTCTCGACAGAAATATTGTGACTGAAATCTCTCTTTATTTCCCTGTCTTTCCCTGTCTCCATCACCGGAAGAGAACCTACAGTTAAAGTAGTTTTGCCTAGGCTAGAAGCTGTATTTGTTAGTTGTTGTTTTGGCTCAGAATGGAAACTAAAATGCTGTATGAAACCGATCAAgtataaaacatataaaagcAAGGAAAACATACCAGCTCATTTTGCCTTTCAGACTTTACTGCAAAAGTGATCATCAAAGAAATTAATGTCGTTAGCCTTAGCCATACAGCCAGAGATATATCATCTCCAAATTTCgtaacaagaaaaagggaCAAGATGGGTCTTACCTGTGTGGAAATTCTTGCTGAAATTGCCAGATTCCTTGAATAGTTGCTCGAAATGAGGCTTGCAGTACAGGACTCCATCCATGGAGGAGTAGGTGCTCATCTGTGAAGGACACAATAAACATGTTCATTAGTTGAACAAATGATCTACACCAGGTAATCATTTCATGCCAACCTGACAAACCTTACAATTTAGAAGAGGGaagaaaagtttgaagaaATTGGACATACCACAAGGTTCCCCTTGCAATGGCTGCATTTGAAGCAGGTTTTATGGTAAGGCACTCCTTCAAGAGACAACATATCCACAACATGGACAGTCCTATCACAAGCCTTGCACTTGTCCAAAGTCCCCGTGAATgccatttcttttttgcttctCTCTGGACTGGGAAAAACTCTTGGAAGAGGTAGAGTTTGCAAACGAAACAGGGTCCGAGGAACAGGGAAAATGTTGGACAAGAAAGCAGCTTGCCCGTTGTCGGTTACCCCAGACAAAATGAGAGCAGATAAAAGTCCCTTCTTCTGTTTATAAAAACAGTATATATATCAGATTATAACGGACTTGTGCCTTCTCTTGCGATGAGGTAAATTTGATAGTGCTGGGCTGGTGATTGGCCGGACACGTGATTGGAGATCCCATTATTATGTGGGAAATTTGGAATGTTGATGTCCTGAATGTGGATGGAATTCCATTGAACTGGAGAGAAAGAAGGTCTGCGCCTTTTGACCTCTTCAAGGGGAAATTTGGATGAACAAAAAGGGTAGCCAACTATTTTTGGCTAATTAATTAGACTTGGTGTTAGTGGTGGTGGTCATGTTGTGAGCATATCGCATTGATAATGACCCAAGATTCGTATAGAATCAGACAATCGAAATCAGTAAGCTAAATGGATGAGGCAGCCATGTGATTCCAACTCACTACTAGCACGAATGTACCTATGCATGCATATTTGACAGG
Protein-coding sequences here:
- the LOC18614177 gene encoding LIM domain-containing protein PLIM2b — protein: MAFTGTLDKCKACDRTVHVVDMLSLEGVPYHKTCFKCSHCKGNLVMSTYSSMDGVLYCKPHFEQLFKESGNFSKNFHTVKSERQNELSRTPSKVSSLFCGTQDKCAACQKTVYPLEKVTMEGECYHKNCFRCAHGGCHLTHSSYAALNGVLYCKHHFAQLFMEKGNYNHVLQAASHKRNNSSASNEPAENQAEAEEAAADEEPSEEQS